Within the Amyelois transitella isolate CPQ chromosome 3, ilAmyTran1.1, whole genome shotgun sequence genome, the region GGCTAATGGATGTCCAACCAGGATCCAATCTGTGTAAGGTAAGGTTGCGGATGTCAGACGGGGATCTCTATTAGTATAGCAAACTTACCTACTTTACGATACTCCAGGGTCCTCTCCAGAGGATAGTATCATCTAGGACTTACAAGGAGGATaaggaaatatataatattatcatatttatacataggtataatcacgtctatatatattgcggggtagacagagccagacaGAGACAGAGCAGGGGGGCAGAGagtattgaaaagattgatagcccacgttcaactgtttggcttaatgatagaattgagattcaaatagtgacaggttgctagcccatcgcataaaagaaaaatcacaagttcataagcctatcccttagtcgccttttacgacaaccatgggaacgagatggagtggtccttccTATTTGTTTTTGGTGCCGGTATCCACACGGCTTAGTGATACAATTGATAATCATATCCAGTGGCACTATGTCTTCGTTTGAAACTCGTTTACCCTATAAATCTACATAAAGTGAGCCCGCTGCCTGCTTCGCCAACAGGTGTACACTCTCGGGATGTTATATTATGTGTTCTACTATTgccaaaaagaaaatgttttgttttaaactttaaatttcgaatgaattgttttttttttaaattcttaccTATTCATCatcaatttaaattacgaTTTCCGCGCGTGTGTTTTATTGAAAGTAAAGGATTACGTCTTATAGGTCTTAATTAATCTGTGGTGTCACTATACGTTTGAAAACAGACGTAATATACCTAAAATGctacaaagataaaaaaggAAGAATGATAccggaataaaaagaaatttttattttttaaattatattcgttatttaatacttatatacccctccgggaaagaggcgtgattttatgtatgtatgtatttatttatttatttactaatttatgtacacagaaaacatcgagactgataaacacaagaaacaaaattacaaaggttctgcttatttcaaaagaaatctcttccagcagacccgagataggagacgtgatggaaagggtgacaggcgtgtactccactcacacaactaataatatactatatgtatgtatttcatacTTATATTTGATGATTGCAAGTTAGcagctaaaaatatatatatataaaaagtacaGTAGACATGACATACAAGTGCACAGCAATTCCTTCGACTCCTTACTTTAGGACTATAACTTAGGTTATAATTACTTAGCATATAACGCCAATCGACGGTGAAACTGATTAATCATTTAATCAAGTCCGCCCTAAATAACAAAAGCACGAGAATCGAAGGATAAACACAGATTTTTTGTCATCAAGAATCTCATAGAGACAAAGAATAAAATTCCGAGAACCAGTTTTTCTAAAGGCCGATAAACTGATAGATAAATTTGCAATACGaccaattatattattactaataCCTTCCTATATATGATACTAtactaattatataatactattttttCACCTGTGTTTCACAATAAAGatgttttgatttgatttgatttataaaAGTTTAGCGAATAATTCACCACTGACACTAACTTTTGGCCGTATTAAAAATCTATCTTTAATTTATCATCCTATTGAAAAATTCACTAGTATTATCCCCCGTAACTGTTCGCTTTCCCGTCCGCGCCGTGGCCGTACCCGCCGGCGGCTCCACCCACGGCGCCGCTCTTCTCGTACAACCCGCCGTGGGTATGGTCGCCGCTACCTACCCCGTGGGTGCCGTCTTTGTTGCCATCCCCGTAACGGGTGCCATCTGGAAacaattgttaaattttataaactttattaatttaatttatttatttaattccgtgccgtgtggttcttggcccaatcaataaaaaagaataggaccactccttctctttcccatggatttcgtaaacggcaactacgggataggcaagtaaacttgggattcttcttttaggcgatgggctagcaacctgacactgtttgaatttgaattctatcatcaagccaaaaagctgaaagttacctatcagtttttttccagactgttggctctgtctaccccgcaagggatatagacgtgactatatgtatgtatgttattaatttaactagAGGATGCTCGCGGCTCCGTCCGCGTAAAACAAAATCACCATAATTCCCATTCCCGCAGGAATTTGCTTAATGGCCCTCTAGACAACAAAAACGTATAGGTAACACGCATATAATACACGCCTAAAATAGTTTATCTATTTtcacaaaatgaaaaattggCGCCTTTTAATTCAAGATGGTATCTTTCTTTATCGACAAAAAATTACAGGTAATcagatacctacttattaattataaaaaaaaaaatagatggaAAAATTTCGTTGTGTTGAAAGAACTGGTCGTATTGTGTAATTCGGACGAGTTCGGAAGGACGATTACGATAAGCGACCGAAAGTGAAAGTACGagatgtaagtacttaatgtaaacaaaacccTTTGTTTTAGACGACATAAGTACATTAGAATCATAAGTACAGTCAACGGCAGAAAGACTTAAACAATAAGGGTTTATTCGAGAACGTTGACAAGGGTTATATCTACCCTTTTCCCTGATCTGAAGAAATTGAATGGTTCTTTCTCTGATTCTTAAATCATACAAACCAAAAGGGCATCATTCTCTTCTTCTAAGTTAAAAGTTGATATGCTACATTTAAGAGCAATAGAATTCTGTCTGTACGTTTGAGATCTCATCTCGCGAAAACTTTCGCTCCGttttgaatcactctatctaaGTATAAAAGAAGACTACATCaaaaatccgttgtgtagttttaaagatacagacagacagatatagggacagacgcgggaaccgactttgctttatactatacaagaggccgcccgcgacttcgtccgcatggaaaccctaccaatcccgcgggaactccgggataaaaagcagcctatatgttattccggGTCGTCAGCTACCTACACACCAAATttaatcgtaatcggttcagtagttttcgcgtgaaaaagtaacaaacatccatactgacatactcacaaactttcgcatttataataatatctagTAGGATAGTAATTTATGGGCACAGTCTAAAAAAGCAAAAGCATGCTAATGAATCGAATATcaaccttaataaataaacggaataaaaatattgaattaatttaccTGGGACAGCCAAAGCAGCCGCGAGGAGCGTCAAGGTGAACAAGACTGCGAGGCGCCGACCCATCTCTAGTTTGACCGGTGCTGACTGCGCACCCCGCCTTATATACCTTTCAAATGTCAAGCACACACACTCATAATATATGCGTATGTTATGGTAGCATAGTTTACTAAAGCAAATTAATTTTGCGTAGTTCTTTTGAGAATAATCTGAATCTTTATTCCATTAATAATCTTATTAAGCTTAATATACGCATATCTGACGATAACATAGTATTAAAGCAAATTTATTTTGCgtattttaacatacaaaaaaactattcagttttatttccGATTTACCTCATTGTATCTCTATTTTAGTTTGTTCATAAttacctttaaaatattttcttttcctaaacatatacatatatggataaaaaaattggctatatatatatatatatatatcatttaagaaaacatcaattttctttattccaaataactacctacattttatccGGCAAAATTATATTCACCTTTTGTCATAAATTTCCATCACGATTATTTTCCATCGCGCCAAAATTAATCGCATCGAACGAACGCCAGTAAGCCACATTATAAATCCCGGTTTACGGTAATCCCTTAAAATGAAACGACACGGCTTCCCCACAGGAAGTTCGGACAGGTGTTTATTTAATCACGGCAAAATCAGGGATATCCCCTTAAATAAATGACTCGATGATCCCCTGTTGTCAGGCGATGTGCACATTGAACGagcattataatcacgtccatatcccttgcgatgTAAATGAGAACCTTGtatactgatagaccacgttcagctttatgcttcaataatggaattgagattctaataatgtgtacaaaaaaaaattcataaagactacaaaatgtaattttgtacAAGACGAACAAACATATGACGTGTATAAagatattcaaaatttcatgtattttaattattgtcattagaatatttacaaaaacatttttaaacaattaacatataacgtacatataatcacgtctatatcccttgcaggatagacagagccaacggtcttgaaaaggctgacaGCGTAATCAACTTTTTGGCTTGTTGATAGatgtgagattcaaatagtgacaggttgctagtccatcgcctaaaaaaaaggaatctcaagtttatgagcttatcccatagtcaccttttacgacatccataggaaagagacgaagtggtcttattcttttttctattaaagccaggaaccacgcggcactttaaataatttatcttattGAAAATGGAAAAATTTATTCGGTAACAAATTGTTGTTAccgagtaaattttttattatattatgaactagaggccgcccgcgacttcgtccgcatggaaaccctatcaatcccgcgggaactctgggataaaaagtagcctatgtgttattctgggtcttcagctacctacataccaaatttcatggtaatcggttcagtagtttttgcgtgaaagagtaacaaacatccatacaaactttcgcctttattaatagtagtaggatattgaACTAACTGTAGTTCAAATACCTAATTTGAAATGTTCAGTTTACACGCTCGCCCTTTCACTCGCATACACTCGACCACTCTAAAATAAACCTCATCCGgtgtaaaacttttttaattattacagaGGTGGCGTACTAATTAACGTGTGTAAATTAACACACCAACTTTTGATTAATGTCTTGATGTCTCCTGAGTGAGCGGTGGGTGAAATTCTGCAGGCAACTGCCCTTGCTATTATTCGCGtcgcatattttttatttaaatatatcatcaccaagatgtgccgtgtggttcccggcagtgctgcgtggttcccggcaccaatacaaaaaaggttaggaccactccatctcttttccatggatgtcgtaaaaggcgactaagaaataggcttacaaacttgggattcttttttaggcgatgggctagcaacctgtcactatttgaatctcaattctatcattaagccaaatagctgaacgtggccattcagtcttttcaagacggttggctctgtctaccccgcagggtatatagacgtgaccatatgtatgtgtatgtatgcatattaaGGTAGCcgcctaaaaaataagttatgcaTAAGGTGAAAACTTGTCTGCTGCGCCCGGGCAgccgtaattattattttacgctgacgttccatattattttaaattagctgtgcccgcgacttcgttcgcgtggaatagttatgtTGGGGATCATtgtgaagccctcaaggatgaataaatttttcccgcattttattttttatttttctttatttcttcgcttctaatacCGTTACCACTAGGGGGCGCTgatcaaatcacatacaaattcgcgtttatTTGCTCcacgcgtttgatcgagtaaaactcgcaccaACCCTGGTATGACAAGGCTTATCGACCGTACAAACGTACCAACACCTCACTAACATctgaataaaaactaaatcaacataaatttgttacttaaaaatcttataggctagcaacctgtctttatttgtatctcaattctgtcatgaagctatacagctaaacgtggccttttacgagtagtattttcaagactgttgagttgtctaccccgtaagtatATATGTGTTTATAATCTTAAATGGAAAACAAACTAGAAAAGTAACTGAAATTCATGTTATTTTCAATctataaaaaacttaatttaaaattttcgaccaattttaaaatataaccgcgcccgcgccgcgcggTTATCGAAGCGTGTGTCGTTTCGCGAACGCGACACAAACAAGTGTCCGACACAGAAGCATGCTCTAACGAGAGTACAGATGTGACGAAATCGTCATTCTCCTGGCGTTTGTTCTGTGAGGCTATTTGCGAGCGAGCGAATTTATCCATTATGTTCaccgaaaatattattacaggTTGAGAGAAACTAACATTCTTGTTGATCGCGGTTACCAACAACACAGCTTAACCAATGCTAAACTGATGCAACCAAACTGCAAAGCTTAGACATTTTCACTAAGTGGAGGGCCATAAactgattacatacatacaaacatacatataatcatgacTATATCCAAcaacagacagagccaacagtcttgaaagtaaaaaaaaagtcctgataggccacgttcagctgtttgacttactgatagaattgagattcatataaagtgaagggttgctagcctgtcgcctaaaagaagaatctctagtttataagccttagtcgccttttatgacatccactGGAAAGagtggagtgatcctattattttttctattggtgccgggaaccactcgacactgccgggaacaacacggcacataaaaataattataaattgattaGTCAGGTAAACACAATGCTTTCTAGATAAATACAGGTTTTATCACAGTAGCATAGAAATAATTGCCTGGGCCAGTCATTTCTCccacttatatttaaaaaaaaaggaatcaaaGAAAAAGTTTACGAACTCCTTTTTTTGAAGATGAGTTAACATTATAGCCTTTCACAATACCTGAATCGTAAATACATCTAGTTAATAACAGTTTCCAAATCTTGTGACTATTGACTGTGTCTGTTCCGTCAGGGATATAGAAAATCAATAAGTAAGTGTATAATTGTATTATCGTTGTCAGTGACGTTATACGACTTAACATAAGATCCCTTACATTAAGCATCCTTTAATAAAACAcatcttttaatataatactttattaattatttgaaattcttaattttatattttatggaccTTTAATTCTGTGCTCTTCTTATTTTGTGTTAAGAGTTTGTCCGTGGAAGTGGCAGCTAATATTGTTGCCAGCCAATGCTTATCAGAAAAGTAAGCAAATTTATGCTAGAActggttttaattaaatttaggtattcttggtatttttttttctttttttaaatttgttccgattgattttatacaatttaaagcTAGCGTAATTTTAGATAAGTAGCAAAAACGTGATATGTCTGTCATTTTGTCATATGTGGGCCtcggtggcgcagcggtagtgcgcttgtctgtgacaccgagggtcccgggttcgaatcccggccagggcatgatgagaaacgaactttctctgattggcctgggtcttggatgtttatctatataagtatttattataaaatataggtttgtagtatcgttgagttagtatctcgtcacacaagtttcgaacttacttcgaggctaactcaatctgtataatgtgtcccgtatatatttatatttgcaaaAACAGTGataggttgatagcccatcgcctaaaagaagtataccGACAATATTAGTCGCTTAgtccttttatgacatccatgggaaagatatatagagatatttatacaaaaaagaataggaccactgcatctctttcccatgtatgtcgtaaaaggcgactaagggataggcttacaaacttggaattcttttttaggcgatgggctagcaacctgtcaccagttgaatctcaattctatcattaagtcaaatagctgaacgactgttggctctgtcttctaaATTCtgtattctaaagtgctaggaaccacacggcactagtaaCACATAGTACATGCACCAAAGTGCATTTTCTGTTTcatctcatttttttttattcatagttCTTTAAGTGCATTATGTATGAAGTTTTGCAAAAGTAGCTACATTATCCTGGTAGACAGGATTAATGTACTGCTCAAGTGCAGGGGAAATATGTGTctgttgatatttatttaaactttcaaGCTACAtacaaaagtatttaatacccaaacaaaaaatacctGCCAATTTTAC harbors:
- the LOC132903300 gene encoding uncharacterized protein LOC132903300 — encoded protein: MGRRLAVLFTLTLLAAALAVPDGTRYGDGNKDGTHGVGSGDHTHGGLYEKSGAVGGAAGGYGHGADGKANSYGG